From Aptenodytes patagonicus chromosome 1, bAptPat1.pri.cur, whole genome shotgun sequence, one genomic window encodes:
- the TAF13 gene encoding transcription initiation factor TFIID subunit 13 yields MADEEEDAPFEEDAEEAGGGLDGGQGKRKRLFSKELRCMMYGFGDDQNPYTESVDILEDLVIEFITEMTHKAMSIGRQGRVQVEDIVFLIRKDPRKFARVKDLLTMNEELKRARKAFDEANYGS; encoded by the exons ATGGCTGACGAAGAGGAGGACGCGCCG TTTGAAGAAGACGCGGAAGAAGCCGGCGGGGGCCTGGACGGCGGGCAAGGCAAGAGGAAGAGGCTGTTCTCCAAAGAAC TAAGATGCATGATGTATGGATTTGGGGATGACCAGAACCCTTACACAGAATCAGTGGACATTCTTGAGGACCTGGTAATAGAGTTTATCACAGAAATG ACACACAAGGCAATGTCGATTGGGCGGCAGGGCCGTGTACAGGTTGAAGACATTGTCTTTCTAATCCGCAAGGACCCCCGTAAGTTTGCCAGAGTTAAAGACCTCCTGACTATGAATGAAGAACTGAAACGAGCCAGAAAGGCCTTTGATGAAGCAAACTACGGCTCTTGA
- the RMP64 gene encoding nucleolus and neural progenitor protein, translating into MAAPEAAWNRLDVPWPASSATVALAAEHPAVRQLPALRRRCYIAGKRLSGTGLAAEGRVLRAVLYAYHSRLLRHRPYLALQQVEQCLKRLWKMNLVGCIETLAGLIPKKNTSQAHAECLVPSQPMLETVALKVLGGCKLILRLLDCCCKGFLLSVKHLCSEEFILLNTVALGLLSRLWIQYRCVLQSLVSFYGMLSTSLHLVSETQKMPYIKGFTFPSDISNFLGVNVSSEVKKQKARMLTTKKPTSWLKKLFPTMPEAVSEVGKKRNFATCTSAVKNCSIPCPMDIGETVLVTRASRGKHPGFDVKSLLRPSRPPTQEGISIASTPFKAKSALLSSRIAKSQHTGSLVQMVQTATSFGELSEALRKAILWCKGNKFKSEAYFLRNKLLKSNRLHHVEAQGCSLKKKLCCVKTSVRKYLLYGSQNARWPKQYLGAWFCQRRIKSSVRLKRTLKTVRQKPSELFGVCENSASLILPAYQDGPPSREGCSSADAGCVKLSTAGTTKRLLLEGSPGPVWKEAAENMDIDSIFAAMGV; encoded by the exons ATGGCGGCGCCCGAGGCGGCGTGGAACCGGCTGGACGTGCCGTGGCCCGCGAGCAGCGCGACGGTGGCCCTGGCGGCCGAGCACCCTGCAG TGAGGCAGCTGCCGGCGCTGCGGCGGCGGTGCTACATCGCCGGCAAGCGGCTGTCGGGGACAGGCCTGGCCGCCGAGGGACGCGTCCTGCGGGCCGTGCTCTACGCCTACCACAGCAGGCTGCTTCGGCATCGGCCCTACCTGGCCCTGCAGCAG gtaGAACAATGCTTGAAGCGCCTATGGAAAATGAACTTGGTGGGCTGCATCGAAACTCTAGCAGGACTGATTCCCAA gaaaaatacatcCCAAGCCCACGCAGAGTGCTTAGTTCCCAGCCAGCCTATGCTGGAAACAGTGGCTCTGAAGGTATTGGGAGGTTGCAAGCTCATACTACGTCTACTGGACTGTTGCTGTAAAGGCTTTCT CTTGTCTGTTAAACATCTCTGCTCAGAAGAATTCATACTTTTGAACACTGTGGCTTTGGGGTTGTTGAGCCGGCTATG GATTCAGTACAGGTGTGTATTGCAGAGCCTTGTGTCCTTCTATGGCATGTTGTCGACATCACTTCATCTGGTATCTGAGACCCAAAAGATGCCCTATATCAAAGGGTTTACCTTCCCTTCTGATATCAGTAACTTCCTTGGAGTTAACGTTTCTTCTGAGGTGAAGAAGCAAAAGGCTAGAATGcttacaacaaaaaaacccaccagctgGCTGAAGAAGCTCTTCCCAACAATGCCAGAGGCAGTGTCAGaggttgggaaaaaaagaaattttgcaacCTGCACGAGTGCTGTGAAAAACTGTAGCATCCCATGCCCCATGGACATCGGAGAGACGGTTCTGGTGACCAGAGCCAGCAGAG GGAAGCACCCGGGGTTTGATGTGAAGAGCTTACTTAGACCATCCAGACCTCCAACACAAGAG GGTATAAGCATTGCATCAACACCTTTTAAAGCAAAGTCGGCATTGCTTTCCTCTCGTATAGCAAAATCGCAGCATACTGGATCTCTTGTACAGATGGTCCAAACAGCTACGTCGTTTGGGGAACTGTCAGAGGCACTCAGAAAAGCTATTCTGTGGTGCAAAGGCAACAAATTCAAATCGGAAGCTTATTTTCTGCGTAACAAGCTGTTGAAAAGCAACCGGCTGCACCATGTGGAGGCTCAAGGATGCAG CTTGAAGAAAAAACTGTGTTGTGTCAAAACATCTGTCCGTAAATACCTCCTATATGGGTCACAAAACGCACGCTGGCCAAAGCAGTACCTCGGGGCATGGTTCTGTCAAAGGAGGATCAAATCATCTGTGCGCTTGAAGAGAACTCTGAAGACTGTTCGGCAAAAGCCTTCTGAGCTTTTTGGAGTCTGTGAGAACAGTGCATCACTCATCCTTCCAGCTTACCAGGATGGGCCTCCGAGTCGGGAAGGATGTTCCAGTGCTGATGCAGGCTGTGTCAAACTAAGCACAGCAGGGACCACTAAGCGGCTGTTGCTGGAAGGAAGCCCTGGCCCTGTGTGGAAAGAAGCTGCTGAGAACATGGATATTGATTCTATTTTTGCAGCAATGGGTGTCTGA